From Rubrivirga sp. SAORIC476, a single genomic window includes:
- a CDS encoding M23 family metallopeptidase, with the protein MPDNRFFYYDHDACTFVEVEPSRKGLWLKAGAILCLSLVLSAVGIGVLSTVTTSPAEVAQAEEIDALRGQLASAHSQLTSFSDELEDLAETDREIYRTVLNAEPISEDEFQLGVGGAEDSRFARFSTPTAELLTETAETFDRLERQLQLQSRSYQEIRTLASQRDAVLRQQPAILPLKGARLTSGFGMRFHPILRVSRMHAGVDFPTPVGTPLYAAGDGRVSFVGTKSGYGNVIEIDHPLAGKVTRYAHLSRAADGIREGSLVRRGQTVAYSGNTGLSTAPHLHYEVRLLNEERTPINPVSTFVPDVTPAQYRELVEAARSQTISFD; encoded by the coding sequence ATGCCCGACAACCGCTTCTTCTACTACGACCACGACGCCTGCACCTTCGTCGAGGTCGAGCCCAGCCGGAAAGGGTTGTGGCTGAAGGCCGGCGCCATTCTCTGCCTCTCGCTCGTGCTGAGCGCCGTCGGCATCGGAGTGCTCTCCACCGTGACCACCTCGCCCGCGGAGGTCGCCCAGGCCGAGGAGATCGACGCGCTGCGCGGCCAGCTCGCCTCGGCGCACTCGCAGTTGACGTCGTTCTCGGATGAGCTGGAGGACCTCGCCGAGACCGACCGCGAGATTTACCGCACCGTCCTCAACGCGGAGCCGATCTCGGAGGACGAGTTCCAGCTCGGCGTCGGCGGCGCAGAGGACTCGCGCTTCGCCCGCTTCTCGACGCCCACCGCCGAGCTGCTCACGGAGACCGCGGAGACGTTCGACCGCCTGGAGCGTCAGCTGCAGCTCCAGAGCCGCTCTTACCAGGAGATCCGGACGCTCGCCAGCCAGCGCGATGCCGTCCTGCGCCAGCAGCCCGCCATCCTGCCCCTCAAGGGCGCGCGGCTCACGTCCGGCTTCGGGATGCGCTTCCACCCCATCCTGCGCGTCTCGCGCATGCACGCCGGCGTCGACTTCCCGACGCCCGTCGGCACGCCCCTCTACGCGGCGGGCGACGGCCGGGTCAGCTTCGTCGGCACGAAGAGCGGCTACGGCAACGTGATCGAGATCGACCACCCGCTCGCGGGCAAGGTGACGCGCTACGCCCACCTCTCGCGTGCCGCCGACGGCATCCGCGAGGGCTCGCTCGTCCGCCGCGGCCAGACCGTCGCCTACAGTGGCAACACCGGCCTTTCGACGGCGCCGCACCTGCACTACGAGGTCCGCCTGCTCAACGAGGAGCGGACGCCCATCAACCCGGTCTCGACGTTCGTGCCGGACGTGACGCCGGCCCAGTACCGCGAACTCGTCGAGGCGGCGCGCTCCCAGACCATCTCGTTCGACTAG
- a CDS encoding methylmalonyl-CoA mutase family protein, with product MYTPTHPVRFVTAASLFDGHDAAINIMRRILQAQGVEVIHLGHDRSVDDVVRTAIEEDAQGIAISSYQGGHVEYFKYMVDLLRERGAGHVKVFGGGGGVIVPEEIEELEAYGVAKIFSPEDGMRMGLEGMIASMVEACDVDPLRGSGTGGWGAENEQNADEPGVATTAARATDVQSVARALTAVEQRAAEPTGDGAVPAVQPTPDAPRTTVPVLGITGTGGAGKSTLTDELVRRVLNDFDDVHVAVLSVDPTRGRTGGALLGDRIRMNSLYGEHADRVYMRSFATRQAHRATSGALRDAVDVCRAAGFDLVIVETAGIGQSDTEVAELVDVSLYVMTSDFGAPTQLEKIGMLDVADLVALNKFEKRGAQDALRDVKKQVQRNRGQFSTPPADMPVYPTMAAQFNDPGVSALYLALLDQLRAHGFDRTSSLFDAATLPELDPSELAVIPPARQRYLAEIADTCRTYRGWAEAEVATARKWGQAVGAQKQVASWGPEDRDALEARLGQMADHWWGRLDARSRAILENWDAVAAQYAGDELVYTVRGRDIRQPLTRETLSGTKVPRVALPRSEDPGERLRYALLENLPGHFPFTAGVFPLKREGEDPTRMFAGEGTPERTNKRFHLVSLGLPAKRLSTAFDSVTLYGRDPDPRPDVYGKVGTSGVSIATLDDMKKLYSGFDLCAPTTSVSMTINGPAPAILAMFMNTAVDQQVETFLKAEGRWEAAAARIADELGDDRPHYTPYVADDAADSGAGAGLPEGHDGTGLGLLGTSGAELVTWGLLSEDEYQAIRTRALQSVRGTVQADILKEDQAQNTCIFSTEFSLRCMADVQQAFIDEGVRNFYSVSISGYHIAEAGANPISQLAFTLANGFTYVEAYRARGMDVAAFAPNLSFFFSNGMDAEYAVIGRVARRIWSVAMRELYGADERSQKLKYHIQTSGRSLHAQEIQFNDIRTTLQALLAIYDNCNSLHTNAYDEAITTPTEESVRRAMAIQLIINRELGLAQNENPIQGAYIIDTLTDLVEEAVLMEFERISDRGGVLGAMESMYQRGKIQEESMLYEHRKHSGELPVVGVNTFLPPEGAETTTEVELMRGTDAEKQRQLDGVARFHRRHADESAAALTELQRVAREGENVFESLLETVRVASLGQITAALFEVGGQYRRNM from the coding sequence ATGTACACCCCCACGCACCCCGTCCGCTTCGTCACCGCCGCGAGCCTGTTCGACGGCCACGACGCGGCCATCAACATCATGCGGCGGATCCTGCAGGCGCAGGGCGTCGAGGTGATCCACCTCGGGCACGACCGGAGCGTGGACGATGTCGTTCGCACGGCCATCGAGGAGGACGCGCAGGGCATCGCGATCTCGTCGTACCAGGGCGGCCACGTCGAGTACTTCAAATACATGGTGGACCTGCTCCGCGAGCGGGGCGCGGGCCACGTCAAGGTGTTCGGCGGCGGCGGCGGCGTCATCGTCCCCGAGGAGATCGAGGAGCTGGAGGCCTACGGCGTCGCCAAGATCTTCTCCCCGGAGGACGGCATGCGGATGGGCCTGGAGGGCATGATCGCGTCGATGGTGGAGGCATGCGACGTCGACCCGCTGCGCGGATCGGGGACCGGGGGGTGGGGAGCGGAGAACGAGCAGAACGCCGACGAGCCTGGGGTCGCGACGACCGCGGCCCGCGCCACGGACGTGCAGAGCGTCGCTCGGGCGCTGACCGCCGTGGAGCAGCGTGCGGCCGAGCCGACCGGCGACGGCGCGGTGCCGGCGGTGCAGCCCACGCCCGACGCCCCACGCACGACGGTCCCCGTCCTCGGCATCACCGGCACTGGCGGCGCGGGCAAGTCGACGCTGACGGACGAACTGGTGCGGCGCGTCCTGAACGACTTCGACGACGTGCACGTCGCCGTCCTGTCCGTCGACCCGACGCGCGGGCGAACGGGCGGCGCGCTCCTGGGCGACCGCATCCGGATGAACAGCCTGTACGGCGAGCACGCGGACCGCGTCTACATGCGCTCGTTCGCGACGCGCCAGGCGCACCGCGCCACCTCGGGCGCACTCCGCGACGCCGTCGACGTGTGCCGTGCGGCGGGCTTCGACCTGGTCATCGTCGAGACGGCCGGCATTGGCCAGTCCGACACCGAGGTGGCCGAGCTGGTCGACGTGTCGCTCTACGTCATGACCTCCGACTTCGGCGCGCCGACGCAGCTGGAGAAGATCGGGATGCTCGACGTGGCCGATCTGGTGGCGCTCAACAAGTTCGAGAAGCGCGGCGCGCAGGACGCCCTCCGCGACGTCAAGAAGCAGGTCCAGCGCAACCGCGGCCAGTTCTCGACGCCGCCCGCCGACATGCCGGTCTATCCGACGATGGCGGCGCAGTTCAACGACCCGGGCGTGTCGGCGCTCTACCTCGCCCTCCTGGATCAGCTCCGCGCCCACGGCTTCGACCGGACCTCGTCGCTGTTCGACGCCGCCACGCTGCCCGAACTGGACCCGTCCGAGCTGGCCGTCATCCCGCCTGCGCGCCAGCGCTACCTCGCCGAGATCGCCGACACGTGCCGCACCTACCGCGGCTGGGCCGAGGCCGAGGTGGCGACGGCCCGCAAGTGGGGCCAGGCGGTCGGCGCCCAGAAGCAGGTCGCGTCCTGGGGCCCCGAGGACCGCGACGCGCTGGAGGCCCGCCTCGGGCAGATGGCGGACCACTGGTGGGGCCGCCTCGACGCGCGCAGCCGCGCCATCCTGGAGAACTGGGACGCCGTCGCCGCGCAGTACGCGGGCGACGAGCTGGTCTACACCGTCCGCGGGCGCGACATCCGCCAGCCGCTGACGCGCGAGACGCTGAGCGGGACGAAGGTGCCGCGCGTGGCGCTGCCCCGGAGCGAGGACCCGGGCGAGCGGCTCCGCTACGCGCTGCTCGAGAACCTGCCCGGCCACTTCCCCTTCACCGCGGGCGTCTTCCCGCTCAAGCGCGAGGGCGAGGACCCGACCCGCATGTTCGCGGGCGAGGGCACGCCGGAGCGGACCAACAAGCGGTTTCACCTGGTCAGCCTCGGGCTGCCCGCGAAGCGTCTCAGCACGGCCTTCGACAGCGTCACCCTCTACGGCCGCGACCCCGACCCGCGTCCCGACGTCTACGGCAAGGTGGGCACGTCGGGCGTGAGCATCGCGACGCTGGACGACATGAAGAAGCTCTACTCGGGCTTCGACCTGTGCGCGCCGACGACGAGCGTCTCGATGACGATCAATGGCCCGGCCCCGGCCATCCTGGCCATGTTCATGAACACGGCCGTCGACCAGCAGGTCGAGACGTTCCTCAAGGCCGAGGGGCGGTGGGAGGCCGCGGCGGCGCGGATCGCCGACGAGTTGGGTGACGACCGGCCGCACTACACGCCCTACGTCGCCGACGACGCGGCCGACTCCGGCGCCGGGGCGGGCCTGCCCGAGGGGCACGACGGGACGGGCCTCGGCCTGCTCGGCACGTCGGGCGCGGAGCTGGTGACGTGGGGGCTGCTCTCCGAGGACGAATACCAGGCCATCCGGACGCGGGCGCTGCAGTCGGTGCGCGGGACTGTTCAGGCCGACATCCTGAAGGAAGACCAGGCCCAGAACACCTGCATCTTCTCGACTGAGTTCTCGCTCCGCTGCATGGCCGACGTGCAGCAGGCGTTCATCGACGAGGGCGTCCGCAACTTCTACTCGGTGTCCATCTCGGGCTACCACATCGCCGAGGCGGGCGCGAATCCGATCTCGCAGCTGGCGTTCACGCTGGCCAACGGCTTCACCTACGTCGAGGCGTATCGGGCGCGCGGGATGGACGTGGCGGCCTTCGCGCCCAACCTGTCGTTCTTCTTCTCGAACGGCATGGACGCCGAGTACGCCGTCATCGGCCGCGTCGCCCGGCGCATCTGGTCGGTCGCCATGAGGGAGCTCTACGGGGCCGACGAGCGCAGCCAGAAGCTCAAGTACCACATCCAGACCTCGGGCCGCAGCCTCCATGCGCAGGAGATCCAGTTCAACGACATCCGGACGACGCTCCAGGCGCTGCTGGCGATCTACGACAACTGCAACTCGCTGCACACCAACGCTTACGATGAGGCCATCACGACGCCGACCGAGGAGAGCGTCCGCCGGGCCATGGCGATCCAGCTCATCATCAACCGCGAGCTGGGGCTGGCGCAGAACGAGAACCCGATCCAGGGCGCCTACATCATCGACACACTCACCGACCTCGTGGAGGAGGCCGTACTGATGGAGTTCGAGCGCATCTCCGACCGCGGCGGCGTCCTCGGCGCGATGGAGTCGATGTACCAGCGCGGCAAGATCCAGGAGGAGTCGATGCTCTACGAGCACCGCAAGCACTCGGGCGAGCTGCCGGTCGTGGGCGTCAACACGTTCCTCCCGCCCGAGGGCGCCGAGACGACCACCGAGGTGGAGCTGATGCGCGGCACGGACGCCGAGAAGCAGCGCCAGCTCGACGGCGTCGCCCGCTTCCACCGCCGCCACGCCGACGAGTCGGCGGCGGCGCTCACCGAGCTGCAGCGCGTGGCCCGGGAGGGGGAGAATGTGTTCGAGTCGCTGCTGGAGACGGTCCGCGTGGCGTCGCTGGGGCAGATCACGGCGGCGCTCTTCGAGGTCGGCGGGCAGTACCGGAGGAACATGTGA
- a CDS encoding winged-helix domain-containing protein — MTGSSSLRTILVADSPEVVNAVRRSFPSPHTVSHHPFDAVSDGTGPSNRLMAAIAEADAVLVEWDLYRAPAIGSLARGRTERAPLVAVGADAAVEHGPALAVGADRYHALPVDLSLLRAQVVAHRRAGCHRPTPDRPAWSRDQPTASGALVIDWPARQARVGAASLPLTPRQFEVLAFFVAHRGQCVSRDSVLEGVWGYTFETGTNLVDVYVHHLKRRLAAHGVANPFEAVRGRGYRFGIEAEA; from the coding sequence ATGACTGGCTCCTCGTCCCTCCGCACCATTCTCGTCGCCGACTCGCCCGAGGTCGTCAATGCAGTCCGGCGCTCCTTCCCCTCGCCGCACACGGTCAGTCACCATCCGTTCGACGCGGTGTCCGACGGGACGGGGCCCTCGAACCGGCTGATGGCTGCCATCGCCGAGGCGGACGCGGTGCTGGTCGAGTGGGACCTCTACCGCGCGCCCGCCATCGGGTCCCTCGCGCGGGGGCGCACCGAGCGCGCTCCGCTGGTCGCCGTCGGCGCCGACGCGGCCGTCGAGCACGGCCCCGCGCTCGCGGTCGGGGCGGACCGCTACCACGCGCTCCCGGTGGACCTCTCGTTGCTCCGCGCCCAGGTGGTCGCGCACCGACGGGCCGGGTGTCATCGCCCGACGCCGGATCGCCCGGCATGGTCGCGCGACCAGCCGACCGCCTCGGGCGCGCTCGTGATCGACTGGCCCGCCCGGCAGGCGCGAGTGGGGGCCGCCTCGCTGCCGCTGACGCCCCGCCAGTTCGAGGTGCTGGCTTTCTTCGTGGCCCACCGCGGCCAGTGCGTTTCCCGAGACAGCGTGCTGGAAGGCGTCTGGGGCTACACCTTCGAGACCGGCACCAACCTCGTCGACGTGTACGTTCACCACCTGAAGCGTCGGCTGGCGGCGCACGGGGTGGCGAACCCCTTCGAGGCCGTCCGGGGGCGGGGCTACCGGTTCGGGATCGAGGCGGAGGCGTAG
- a CDS encoding PepSY domain-containing protein: MKRFRTVLFWCHLVVGVGVAAIVLIMSVTGVLLTYERQMIDWADTRGLDAAPPTPEATLLDAGDLLQRIAEADQRQGLDPASPSALTWRADPDAPVAVAYGRDRTRFANPYTGAVLGEGDAGTRAFFDAVTGWHRWLGAGDDGRRVGRAITGACNLGFLFLVLSGFYLWWPRNWTRKVLRNVTWFRRGLSPKARDFNWHNVIGLWSVLPLVVIVGSGVVISYPWASDLVYAVVGENGPAGPGQPGPPDPGMAPEVPDSTQAEATLAVFLARADARLPGWRRLTLQVPAESDSTVTLDLDRGTGGQPQHRAELVVDRRTGAEVAWEPFEAESAARRARVILRFAHTGEVLGVVGQTVAGLVSLGSALLVWTGLALSWRRFRAWRRRRRRLASA; the protein is encoded by the coding sequence ATGAAGCGGTTTCGCACGGTTCTGTTCTGGTGCCATCTCGTCGTCGGGGTGGGGGTCGCGGCCATCGTCCTGATCATGTCCGTGACGGGCGTTCTGCTGACGTACGAACGCCAGATGATCGACTGGGCGGATACGCGCGGCCTGGACGCGGCGCCGCCGACGCCCGAAGCCACCCTCCTGGACGCGGGCGACCTCCTCCAGCGCATCGCCGAGGCGGACCAGCGGCAGGGCCTTGATCCCGCCTCGCCGTCCGCCCTCACCTGGCGCGCCGACCCCGACGCGCCGGTCGCCGTCGCCTACGGCCGAGACCGGACGCGCTTCGCGAATCCCTACACCGGCGCCGTGCTGGGCGAGGGAGACGCGGGCACCCGGGCGTTCTTCGACGCCGTCACGGGCTGGCACCGTTGGCTGGGCGCCGGCGACGACGGACGACGCGTCGGGCGGGCCATCACGGGCGCCTGCAATCTGGGCTTCCTGTTCCTCGTCCTGAGCGGGTTCTACCTGTGGTGGCCCCGGAACTGGACCCGCAAGGTGCTCCGCAACGTGACGTGGTTCCGGCGCGGGCTCTCGCCGAAGGCCCGCGACTTCAACTGGCACAACGTGATCGGGCTGTGGTCGGTCCTGCCGCTGGTGGTGATCGTGGGCTCCGGCGTGGTCATCTCGTACCCGTGGGCGAGCGACCTCGTGTACGCGGTCGTCGGCGAGAACGGCCCGGCTGGGCCGGGACAGCCCGGCCCTCCCGACCCCGGCATGGCGCCCGAGGTCCCCGACTCCACGCAGGCCGAGGCCACCCTCGCTGTGTTCCTCGCACGGGCGGACGCGCGCCTGCCCGGCTGGCGGCGCCTCACCCTCCAGGTGCCTGCCGAGTCCGACTCGACGGTCACACTGGACCTCGACCGCGGAACCGGCGGCCAGCCCCAGCACCGGGCCGAACTCGTCGTGGACCGCCGGACGGGGGCGGAGGTCGCCTGGGAGCCCTTCGAGGCCGAGTCTGCGGCGCGGCGGGCACGCGTCATCCTCCGATTCGCCCACACGGGCGAGGTGCTCGGGGTCGTCGGCCAGACCGTCGCCGGGCTCGTCAGCCTCGGCTCGGCGCTGCTGGTGTGGACGGGCCTCGCGCTCTCGTGGCGGCGGTTCCGCGCGTGGCGCCGCCGCCGCCGACGGCTCGCGAGCGCCTGA
- a CDS encoding intradiol ring-cleavage dioxygenase, translated as MHDHPHPLGHGDVGSVLTRREALGLFTTPFLLAFAGCEETTAGEDEPLSGSCVVRPELTEGPFYVDAELLRSDIREDRAGVPLALAFSVSRVAGSACELLPGAIVDVWHADASGAYSGVGSQSGTRFLRGSQQTGADGAARFTTIYPGWYAGRTPHIHFKVRSPAPSASAYEFTSQLFFDDALSREIYTSAAPYATRGVQDRSNASDGIYRRGGARMLLDVSETDGAYTAAFDIALLID; from the coding sequence ATGCACGACCATCCACATCCTCTCGGCCACGGCGACGTCGGCTCGGTGCTCACACGCCGGGAGGCGCTCGGCCTGTTCACGACCCCGTTCCTGCTCGCCTTCGCCGGGTGCGAGGAGACGACGGCTGGCGAAGACGAGCCTCTCTCCGGCTCGTGCGTCGTCCGCCCGGAGCTGACCGAGGGCCCTTTCTACGTCGACGCAGAATTGCTGAGGAGCGACATCCGCGAGGACCGGGCGGGCGTTCCGCTGGCCCTGGCGTTCAGCGTCTCGCGCGTCGCGGGGTCCGCCTGCGAGTTGCTTCCTGGTGCCATCGTGGACGTCTGGCACGCCGACGCGTCGGGCGCCTACTCCGGGGTGGGCAGCCAGAGCGGCACCCGCTTCCTGCGCGGCAGCCAGCAGACCGGCGCCGACGGCGCGGCGCGGTTCACGACGATCTACCCCGGCTGGTACGCAGGCCGCACGCCCCACATCCACTTCAAGGTGCGGTCCCCGGCCCCGTCTGCCTCGGCGTACGAGTTCACGTCCCAGCTCTTCTTCGACGATGCCCTGTCGCGGGAGATCTACACGTCCGCGGCGCCTTACGCCACACGCGGGGTGCAGGACCGCTCCAACGCCAGCGACGGCATCTACCGCCGGGGCGGCGCGCGGATGCTGCTCGACGTGTCGGAGACGGATGGCGCCTACACGGCTGCGTTCGACATCGCACTGCTCATCGACTGA
- a CDS encoding sodium/sugar symporter — protein MDFALIDYVVFAAYAALIIGVGLWVSREKDGHVKDSEDYFLAGKSLPWWAIGASLIASNISAEQFIGMSGSGFRLGLAIATYEWMAAVTLLVVAYFFLPIYLQKGIFTMPQFLEKRFDGRVRTLLAVFWLLVYVFVNLTAVLYLGALALEGIMGVPLFWGIAGLAIFATVYSIYGGLEAVAWTDVVQVFVLIGGGLLTTVLALDAYAGDGGGAIAGFGKLVTDLPERFNMILGPGELIYNDDAGAAQDAYQLLPGLGVLLGGMWVANLFYWGCNQYIIQRALAGKSLKEAQRGLAFAGGLKMILPLIVVIPGIVAFGLDAPIDKADQAYPWLLGTYIGPGLKGLAFAALAAAIVSSLASMMNSTATIFTIDLYKSRNPDTSETKLVTIGRLVSLAAITIAAITAYPLLGAIDQAFQYIQEYTGFISPGVLAVFMMGLFWRKATANAALVTAVLSIPLSALAKVLLPAMPFLNRMGYVFLLSVALIVVISLIEGKGADSPKAIRVADVDRGKDPVFLVSAFAILGVTAVLYAMFW, from the coding sequence ATGGACTTCGCACTCATCGACTATGTCGTCTTCGCGGCCTACGCCGCGCTCATCATCGGCGTGGGCCTCTGGGTCTCGCGCGAGAAGGACGGCCACGTCAAGGACTCGGAGGACTACTTCCTGGCGGGCAAGTCGCTGCCGTGGTGGGCCATCGGCGCGTCGCTGATCGCGTCCAACATCTCCGCCGAGCAGTTCATCGGGATGTCGGGCTCCGGCTTCCGACTGGGCCTGGCCATCGCCACGTACGAGTGGATGGCTGCGGTGACGCTGCTGGTGGTGGCCTACTTCTTCCTGCCGATCTACCTCCAGAAGGGCATCTTCACGATGCCGCAGTTCCTGGAGAAGCGGTTCGACGGCCGCGTGCGGACGCTGCTGGCGGTCTTCTGGCTGCTCGTCTACGTGTTCGTCAACCTGACGGCGGTGCTCTACCTGGGCGCGCTCGCGCTGGAGGGCATCATGGGCGTGCCGCTGTTCTGGGGCATCGCCGGGCTGGCGATCTTCGCGACCGTCTACTCGATCTACGGCGGCCTGGAGGCGGTCGCGTGGACCGATGTGGTCCAGGTGTTCGTGCTCATCGGCGGCGGCCTGCTGACGACAGTCCTCGCCCTGGACGCCTACGCGGGTGATGGCGGCGGCGCGATCGCGGGCTTCGGCAAGCTCGTGACCGATCTGCCGGAGCGGTTCAACATGATCCTGGGGCCGGGCGAGTTGATCTACAACGACGACGCGGGCGCGGCGCAGGACGCCTACCAACTGCTGCCCGGCCTGGGCGTGCTGCTTGGCGGGATGTGGGTCGCGAACCTGTTCTACTGGGGCTGCAACCAGTACATCATCCAGCGCGCGCTGGCGGGCAAGTCGCTCAAGGAGGCCCAGCGCGGGCTGGCGTTCGCGGGCGGGCTCAAGATGATCCTGCCGCTGATCGTGGTCATCCCGGGCATCGTGGCGTTCGGCCTGGACGCGCCCATCGACAAGGCCGACCAGGCGTACCCGTGGCTCCTGGGCACCTACATCGGGCCCGGCTTGAAGGGCCTGGCGTTCGCCGCGCTGGCCGCGGCCATCGTCTCCAGCCTGGCGTCGATGATGAACTCGACGGCGACCATCTTCACCATCGACCTCTACAAGTCCCGCAACCCGGACACGTCGGAGACGAAGCTGGTCACCATCGGGCGGCTCGTGAGCCTGGCGGCCATCACCATCGCGGCGATCACGGCGTACCCGCTGCTTGGCGCCATCGACCAGGCGTTCCAGTACATCCAGGAGTACACCGGCTTCATCAGCCCCGGCGTGCTGGCGGTCTTCATGATGGGCCTCTTCTGGCGCAAGGCGACGGCCAACGCGGCGCTCGTGACGGCGGTCCTCTCGATCCCGCTCTCGGCGCTGGCGAAGGTGCTGCTGCCGGCGATGCCGTTCCTGAACCGGATGGGCTACGTGTTCTTGCTCTCGGTGGCGCTGATCGTGGTGATCTCGCTGATCGAGGGCAAGGGCGCCGACAGCCCCAAGGCCATCCGCGTGGCCGACGTAGACCGCGGCAAGGACCCCGTCTTCCTGGTCTCGGCGTTCGCCATCCTGGGCGTGACGGCGGTGCTCTACGCCATGTTCTGGTAG
- a CDS encoding cytochrome c oxidase assembly factor Coa1 family protein encodes MRNVLGVLMAIVGFALFMSVIWAGCGAFLKNNEAYERGLATALADPLVQETLGGPVRESWFLNGAIEGDGGTTRGSWSTRLRGEAASGTLYIVGFKQNGRWGVVGMSLTAAGATYTYRAGQGFVRADPEALPAYDIL; translated from the coding sequence ATGCGGAACGTCCTCGGGGTGCTGATGGCGATCGTCGGGTTCGCGCTCTTCATGAGCGTGATCTGGGCAGGCTGCGGCGCCTTCCTCAAGAACAACGAGGCCTACGAACGCGGCCTCGCGACCGCCCTCGCCGATCCTCTCGTGCAGGAGACCCTCGGGGGCCCCGTCCGGGAGAGTTGGTTCCTCAACGGCGCCATCGAGGGCGACGGCGGCACGACCCGCGGCTCGTGGTCCACGCGTCTCCGAGGCGAGGCGGCGTCCGGGACGCTCTACATCGTTGGCTTCAAGCAGAACGGCCGCTGGGGCGTCGTCGGCATGTCGCTCACGGCCGCGGGCGCGACCTACACGTACCGCGCCGGCCAGGGCTTCGTCCGCGCCGACCCGGAGGCGCTGCCGGCGTACGACATCCTCTGA
- a CDS encoding aldo/keto reductase yields the protein MSRLALGTMTFGVETPEADAHAQLDAFVEAGGTLIDTADVYGDGASERILGRWLADRRHDHVLVATKGRFAPPPGSRGASRRSLVRSLDASLDRLGVDAVDVYFVHGWDEDTPVEETLDALSAEARKGKLHSIGWSNVTGWQLARIMTTARLGGYVVPTVVQPQYNLLDRSIEVEVLPCALEEGLAITPWSPLGGGWLTGKYARDERPTGATRLGEDPDRGVEAYDTRNTEATWRVLEVVSAVAKRHDRTMAQVAVAWLLSRPGVASVLLGARTPVQLSDVLASTSLSLTEADLAALGQASAPGLPAYPYGMLEAFSAMTVWDHLGTAGDTAG from the coding sequence GTGTCCCGTCTCGCCCTCGGAACCATGACCTTCGGCGTCGAAACGCCGGAGGCGGACGCTCATGCCCAACTCGACGCGTTCGTCGAGGCCGGGGGGACGCTCATCGACACCGCCGACGTCTACGGCGACGGGGCGTCCGAGCGAATCCTCGGCCGCTGGCTCGCCGACCGTCGGCACGACCACGTGCTGGTGGCGACCAAGGGGCGTTTCGCACCGCCGCCGGGCTCCCGAGGCGCCTCCCGCCGCTCGCTGGTGCGCTCCCTGGACGCGTCCCTCGACCGCCTCGGAGTCGACGCCGTCGACGTCTACTTCGTCCACGGCTGGGACGAGGACACGCCGGTCGAGGAGACCCTGGACGCGCTCAGCGCCGAGGCCCGCAAGGGAAAACTCCACAGCATCGGCTGGTCCAACGTGACGGGCTGGCAACTCGCCCGGATCATGACGACAGCGCGGCTGGGCGGGTACGTCGTCCCGACCGTGGTGCAGCCCCAGTACAACCTGCTGGACCGGTCCATCGAGGTGGAAGTCCTGCCGTGCGCGCTGGAGGAGGGGCTCGCCATCACGCCGTGGTCGCCCCTCGGCGGCGGCTGGCTGACGGGCAAGTACGCCCGCGACGAGCGGCCGACCGGGGCGACGCGGCTGGGCGAGGACCCGGACCGTGGCGTCGAGGCCTACGACACGCGCAACACGGAGGCGACGTGGCGGGTGCTGGAGGTGGTCTCGGCAGTGGCGAAGCGGCACGACCGGACGATGGCGCAGGTGGCGGTGGCATGGCTCCTGTCCCGGCCGGGCGTCGCGTCGGTACTCCTCGGTGCCCGCACGCCCGTCCAACTGTCCGACGTCCTCGCGTCCACCTCGCTGTCTCTCACCGAGGCCGACCTCGCCGCGTTGGGCCAGGCGAGCGCGCCGGGGCTCCCAGCCTATCCGTACGGCATGCTCGAGGCGTTCAGTGCGATGACGGTATGGGATCACCTCGGGACCGCTGGAGACACCGCCGGCTAG
- a CDS encoding Crp/Fnr family transcriptional regulator translates to MANTTSRDLTREVLAALSPLDAEDWHAIDDCLRVRRVPAGGFLLRQGDVCDYLGVLTRGALRTYNVSYTGEERTGWLTVRGMVSTEVLSFYSREPSLEFVEAARDTELLYLTHADLEALSLARPAVERLARRVAEHILTDLKGHLLSHIHDPAPERYARLLRVRPEFVEQVPLKDVASFLGIDPSTLSRIRALGRLD, encoded by the coding sequence ATGGCGAACACCACCTCCCGTGATCTCACCCGCGAGGTGCTCGCGGCTCTCTCCCCGCTGGACGCCGAGGACTGGCACGCCATCGACGACTGCCTCCGCGTCCGTCGGGTGCCCGCAGGCGGGTTTCTGCTCCGTCAGGGCGACGTGTGCGATTACCTCGGCGTGCTCACGCGCGGCGCCCTCCGCACCTACAACGTCTCCTACACTGGCGAGGAGCGGACGGGGTGGCTCACGGTCAGGGGCATGGTCTCGACCGAGGTCCTCAGCTTCTACTCGCGCGAGCCGTCGCTCGAGTTCGTCGAGGCGGCCCGCGACACCGAACTCCTCTATCTCACCCATGCCGATCTCGAGGCCCTCTCCCTCGCGCGTCCGGCCGTGGAGCGGCTCGCCCGGCGGGTCGCCGAGCACATCCTGACCGACCTGAAGGGCCACCTCCTGTCGCACATCCACGACCCGGCCCCCGAGCGGTACGCTCGCCTCCTGCGCGTGAGGCCCGAGTTCGTCGAACAGGTCCCGCTCAAGGACGTCGCCTCGTTTCTCGGCATCGACCCGAGCACGCTCAGTCGCATTCGCGCGCTCGGCCGGCTCGACTGA